The sequence GTTCTATAGCATAATACTGGCGTTTGGGTGACATCCCAGTGTTTACCCAAATCTCATGATGTCTTGTATTattcataatattattttttttccccccagctcTTTTCTCATGGCACCCGTTCCTTATGACTCTCGCAGTGAGTATTGGAAACAAGGCAGAATTAAGTGCTTATGTTCTGTATACTGTTTTTGCGGTGGGGTGATTGTGGTTCCAACCTCAATGCTGTTGCGCTATTAAGCAGAGAGAATATGCTGCTgagtaaatgttaattatgaATATGATTCTCCAAggagtactgtatttgctcgattgtaagacgaggttttttttagagcaaatgctctgaaaaatacccctcgtctcaaataggtctgactatgagactaagatccagatgcccCGCAGCgcagcaggggacctggatcctcctgtcccccccccccaacttaccggtgcttctgagtcccaggtgtgtagccggggcagcgtgcaGACATCtgcgcgattcacgtagacaacttccgctgcaacCGCAAgaaggtgcggttagcagtgggggttgtctgcttcGCGCAGatcttccctggctgtcagagatcagagttcccttccccggggaattctctctgacagccggggaaggtctgcgcgatggacgcacctccttccggctgcagcggaagttgcctacacgctgcccggacaacacatcgggagtcagaagcaccagtaagttttttttttgttttggggggggttaaatgggggccataaggcatttctgtaggcagagtgctctgccTGTTAACCCCcataatgccactctgcctccaggaatgccttttaaccctctgtatgccactctgcctcctgaaatgctttatacctccctggggcacagtggcatttagagggttaaaaggcatatcatgggccacagtggcatatagggggtttaaggcatttatggggcagagtggcaagcctggggcagatgtgcataactgcggggcaggttggaaaataaaaggaattaaaaacaaaatgtttttctcaatcatagctttcattaaaaaaatagtttacatagtttacttgaattaacatttactggtaaaacttttttcctatagggccgtcttatattcaggctttttttttttctttcctaattaatattcagattttggggggggtcgtcttataatggagcaaatatggtaattgtcAAGTTGTAGGGAGGGCTCTATTCAGTTGAATATATTGGTTAATATCTTGATTAAGAGATCCTTCTTGACAGTAGTGAGCATTAGAGATATGTTTCTATGAAAcattattttctgctgttttgttAGCGAAACCTTCATGCATCTGGGTGTAATCAACAGCGAGCCCACCCAACCATAAAGAGACAAATaaggtctatttactaaaactaAGTTGGCATTAGAAATGCCTCACCATGACGTGCCAGTGTACGGACCCACCTGGCCCTTCTCGCATGGGAGATTCATGTTGTCATCCCAGGGATGCAGGTCCATTCCACGTACTCATCCTATTATAACAGCAGGGGACACACAGCTAACAGTAATATAAGGACAGATTCTACTGAAAATCTACATGGGCCATTGTAAACCATTCTGCTTTCACAGATTTGATAGTTTGTGCTATAATAGGGAACataaatgttcttttatttttagatattgcAAGCAGTGTTCCTTCTAAGCAGTGCAGTCCGGAGCTGAAAGTGTTAAGCTGGGGTTTGTTGTAAAAGCCACAGCCCCCAGCACAATGGATTTTAATATGGAGTATTTTTATTGATAACTGTCTCCATACCGTTACTTTGTAATTGAATGTGTGAAGTATTTCTCATATACGTGTCTCCGCAGTTCTCCTTCCTGATGACAGAGGCGATCCTGGTTTTCTCTCCAGACACTTCTCTCTTCCGTTCCTTCTCTCGCAAAGCTAAAGTGCGAGTGCACTGGGCTCTTCAACTACTGTCTGTGCTCTGTGCATTGCTAGGCTTTGGAATCATTTATGCCAACAAAGTTCTACAGGACAAGCCGCACTTCTCAACGTGGCATGGGCTTCTAGGAGGTCTGACCGTGCTGTGGGCTTTGGTTCAGAGCCTTGGAGGGGTGTCTTTACTCTATCCCAAGCTGCTGCAACGTTGGACTTTGGCCACCCGCAAGCTCTATCATGCCACAGCTGGCCTGCTGGGCTATCAACTTGGCTGTGCTAGTCTCCTTTTGGGCATGTGCTCTCTATGGTTCACGGCTTCAGTAACTGGTTTGTCCTGGTATTTATGTGCCTTGTGTCCCATTTTTACTGGTTTGGTGATTATGAGCCAGGTAAGCAATGCGTATCTCTATCGCAAGAGAAGCCAGCCTTAAGAACAGACGGCAGAGCATTCATCAGCTACCCCCCCTCATGACATTGCTGGAGATCAGACATGGCTGTCTTTTATGAACAAACATACATAGTATAAGGTCCAATACTATCCTATGTATGCTATCCGATGACTGGCACGCAAGAACTTATGGAGAGTGGAGTTACTGTGggtaaaagtaacatttttgtgttttgttggtTGAAATACGCAGCCTGGCCATGCCTCACTCGTTACAGAATTTTACtggattttattgtattatccgtggtttaaaataaaatatttttttatatttaaattggcTTGTTGTGAACTGTATTAATATGTTCTATATGTTCTTTGCTATTATGAGATTAGTTTAATACCAATAATGTTGAAAGGCGCCTCAGTATGTTTTCTCTCCTATAGGGGATTTATACTGCTAATCTCAGCATTCTCGGACATTTTGCCGAGTTTACTGGGATTTAAAGCCCACAATAGTAGCTGGGTTACAACTGTTGTCCGAGGACAGCTACTATCAGTGGCGGTGTTTTCCACAGGTGAAAGAAGGGCTGCTTCAGATTGTGgctcccatgattctcagccaaaGCCTTCACTGACTGATGATGCTGGCATTGTTACTGAAGAGTCTGTAGAGTTCATGGTTAATCTGGTGAGTGTGCCTGGTTCTACTTatcaaaagcaaaaataaagctTGGATCATAAAAACCCATTGCCTTCCTACGTATCTCTTTTACCCTTAGTCATGTTAAATTCTGCACAGCAGCAGCCACGACGCTGAGCCAGAACCTTATAAAGTGTccattaaactttttaaaatttatttatatacttgtCAATGTGTAACACAAAAGGTAGGCCTAATAACATAATTCCACTTGTACATTTTCAGATTCTCACTGTATGTTGTGGAAGAGAGCTTCTTTGTTAGAACTTGGGAGAACATGTTATACCTTATCTAGGTCTGAATTTATTCTGGATACGATTGCATGTCTACACTGGCTCTTTCACGCCGTGGTTCACGCTACAGTCCACAATTTAGAATATGTGTTAAAAGCACAAAACATATCACTAATGCTGTATGTAATCCTGTTTATGATaacctacttttttttatatactatgtCCATTTTTAGAGGTTCCTGACGCATCTTTAAGTATACAGTTTGTATTAGGCCAGTCCCAATACACACAGTAAATGGAAATCAAATCACATGATTATTAATTCCTAGAGACAGACCCGGACCACCGCTCTCCCTGACGTAGGTACATAGACTGCTTTAAAATGTTCGAGTGCTGCTGGCGTTGATCCTTCTTGCTGGGTGTAGAACCTGACCACACCAGAGCATGAGTTTGGAGTTGCTCCCGTTAATCATTATACCTTGGGGTCTTTTACTGCAATTAATAAGGTAGAAGTCTAAGATACGATCTCAGATCCCATGCCAAGCAGGAGAGCGCTCTATGAAGACTGGCTGAAGCACTCATCTAAGCCACAGGTGGGTTAAAGGGATGGTTTCCCAAAAATGTAATGATGTGGATGTTAGAGAAAAGGGTACGGGGGGCTCCTGCCACCTGGTGCAGTAGTATCACATATATACCATGTACCGTATGCACATGTAACATACACGCATGTTTACAGAAGAGGGCAGCTAAGTAGCCCAGTAACACAGTGGTGTCTGAAGCACATGAGGAATATGATTtttgtatttcatatataaattatagtgTCTAATGTTactttacattataaatatatgcagggccaatatagcgagctcttcagtgaccctctgagactggaagagcggatatttcatagacgacaaaggaagggattctttacagtgaggacaataaaggtatgaaattcactgccaagggaggtggtgttatcaaatacattagatgccttcaaaaggggtctggatatttttttttagaaaggcatgacatacagggctataagtagaataaaattaatattttagagcttcttgatccaaggagaaatccgattgcctcttggagtcaagaaggaattttttttccccctgatggcagaatttgaagtaCGGTAgcttaattaccgtatttgctcgattataagacgaccctgattataagacgaccccccaaaatctgaatattaacttaggaaaaaaagaaaaagcctgaatataagacgaccccaaaggaaaaaagttttaccagtaaatgttaattcatgtaaactattttttttaataaaagctatgattgagaaaaagattttttttgtttttatttcttgtattttccaacctgtcccccagttacgcacatctgcccccaggcttgccactccaatatggcactgtggcccatgatatgccttttaaccctctatatgccactgtgccccatggtatgccttttgaccccctatgtgccactctgcctccagaaatgccttatacccctatatcccattctggcatttagggggttaaaatgcatattatggggcagagtggcatatagggaggtataaggcatttcaggaggcagagtgacattatgggagttaaaaggcattgtatagagcactctgcctccagaaatgccttatacccctatatgccactctgccatttagggggttaaaaggcatattatggggcagagtggcatatagggaggtataaggcatttcaggaggcagagtgcgctattaaatccccccttaacgccactccagaaatgccctatgcccccatttaacacacacacacaccctatacccccatttaactaactaacacacacacacacacacacactctctctctctctctctctctatccccccctctctcaccccccttcccccgctcccccccctctctcaccccccttcccccgctctcccccctctcttaccggtgcttccagccggggcagcgggttgacgtcgccttctgctgcagccggaaggatgtgtggctagcagcgggggtttgtatgcgtccgtcgcgtatactttccccggctgtcagagatcaaagttccccgcaccggtgcggggaactctaatctctgacagtcggggaaggtctatgcgacggacgcagacaacccccgctgctagccacacctccttccggctgcagcggacgttgtctacgcggatcgcgtagacgtcaacccgctgccccggcaacgcagtaggaagcaaggaagcaccggtaagtgtgtgtatgatggggggggggggtgagacaggaggatccaggtcccctgcagcagtgcgggggatctggatcttagtctcctaatcagacctctatttgaggtctgattagaagacgaccccgattagaagacgaggggtatttttcagagcatttgctctgaaaaaaacctcgtcttataatcgagcaaatacggtagtttcttttggatcaagaataggaaggttaggtagaagggttgaacttgacggacttaggtcttttttcaaccgtATGAACTATGCAACTATTATACGTCAAGCTGCTCTTCCCATTGGTTGGCCCAATTAAACGCATAGTTATCACAGGTAAATACAACTTTAgatttctttagtgaataaatcctaGAGACTTTATATGAGGAATGACATCTGATCACTTACCTACAATTTAATCAAAGTGTGCAACAAATCTTTTATATACCGTAGTTTAAATTCACACTTTATTGCTATTTTGAATATTCAACAACTTTATTTGCCTGCTACACTAATTGCTGGGTAATAAAAGATATGAAGAATTGggaatttgtataaaaaaaaaattctcatgcAACatttgtaaggttttttttttttttaatcactacaACAATAACCAGAATGGTCCTTTAGATCACTTCACTGGCTGCTAGGGTGATAAGGACAATTTCTCAATTCGGCTAGTTTTTTGATACATCGCCCACCCGCATGTGTCTTCTTTTCCAGTTCTAAAAGCACAAAGCATGGTTTTACCTTATACCAGAGAACCGAATGAAGTGTGATACtgtggtctggctcaatataCAAACTTATGTATGActgctgggggggggcaatccCCAATGTGtatcttatatttaaaaaaagtaataacctataaaatattagacTGATAATATGATGAAACTTATAACAACGCCATATAAATAAGCCACTAGAATACTATTATAGGCCATTCATTGCAAAACCAGACTCGTCAAGTAATTGACCCATAATGTGTTACGTTGGTGGTTGTGCTGTAATAAACCAGTGGGACGCATAAACATAACACTGCTTAATACGC is a genomic window of Spea bombifrons isolate aSpeBom1 chromosome 6, aSpeBom1.2.pri, whole genome shotgun sequence containing:
- the LOC128500555 gene encoding transmembrane reductase CYB561D2 → MSQSSDSDSRVHRTLRTLSGAAAHLATITFTVYVICVSQPGTTLFSWHPFLMTLAFSFLMTEAILVFSPDTSLFRSFSRKAKVRVHWALQLLSVLCALLGFGIIYANKVLQDKPHFSTWHGLLGGLTVLWALVQSLGGVSLLYPKLLQRWTLATRKLYHATAGLLGYQLGCASLLLGMCSLWFTASVTGLSWYLCALCPIFTGLVIMSQVSNAYLYRKRSQP